One part of the Lotus japonicus ecotype B-129 chromosome 2, LjGifu_v1.2 genome encodes these proteins:
- the LOC130741248 gene encoding nucleoside diphosphate kinase IV, chloroplastic/mitochondrial-like, which translates to MLKLFSFRGLPWSLSNGGQEKVQLTAVEVESLRSELADLEEREAQLKAQLENIDEILRSSRLSGYLYIRTRWAALPGESPPIDDTEVDDWVPRFVVLQGACLFLYLVCTDLSPQDSTLLSDIIEVDQLPSFKREDDEMRYAFYILTRHGLRYECSSSSKIQVDSWLSALKSDCKLESDTVCRSASRATRSLLSSSNASRFFSEGRAVGAASAVLFTNKAPLLASSYRRAGSQSGPGAWISGALALPAAAFLLQDQEVHAAELERTFIAIKPDGVQRGLISEIISRFERKGYKLVGIKVLVPSKEFAQRHYHDLKERPFFNELCEFLSSGPVVAMVWEGQGAISYGRKLIGATDPQKSEPGTIRGDLAVIVGRNIIHGSDGPETAKDEVNLWFKPEELVNFTSNAEKWVYGSN; encoded by the exons ATGTTGAAATTGTTTTCTTTTCGGGGGCTGCCCTGGAGCCTCAGTAATGGTGGTCAGGAAAAG GTTCAGCTGACAGCTGTTGAAGTAGAGTCACTTCGATCAGAACTAGCTGATTTAGAAGAGAGGGAAGCTCAATTAAAAGCTCA GTTGGAAAATATTGATGAAATATTGCGGTCATCTCGTCTATCTGGCTATTTGTACATTCGAACT AGATGGGCGGCACTTCCGGGAGAATCTCCACCTATAGATGATACTGAAGTAGATGATTGGGTTCCTCGCTTTGTTGTTCTTCAGGGTGCATGTCTATTcttatatttggtttgtacag ATCTAAGTCCTCAGGACTCAACGCTTCTATCTGACATTATTGAAGTAGATCAGTTACCGAGTTTCAAGCGTGAAGATGATGAGATGCGATATGCCTTTTATATTTTAACTCGTCATGGATTACGATATGAATGCTCAAGTAGTTCTAAGATACAG GTGGACTCATGGTTATCAGCTTTAAAATCTGACTGCAAATTGGAATCTGATACA GTTTGCAGATCCGCTTCTAGAGCCACCAGGTCCCTCCTCTCTTCTTCCAACGCCTCTCGTTTTTTCTCCG AAGGGCGTGCGGTAGGTGCTGCTTCTGCAGTTTTGTTCACCAATAAAGCGCCTCTTCTGGCTTCCAGTTACAGAAGGGCTGGTTCTCAAAGTGGACCCGGAGCATGGATTTCAGGAGCTCTTGCTCTTCCTGCTGCAG CTTTCCTTCTCCAAGATCAGGAGGTGCACGCTGCTGAG CTGGAGCGCACTTTCATTGCCATTAAGCCTGACGGAGTGCAGAGAGGGCTG ATTTCAGAGATTATATCTCGTTTTGAGCGGAAAGGATACAAGCTTGTGGGAATTAAAGTATTAGTTCCTTCAAAGGAATTCGCCCAGAGACATTACCATGACCTGAAGGAGAGACCCTTCTTCAATGAGCTATGTGAATTCCTTAGCTCTGGCCCTGTTGTTGCAATG GTCTGGGAAGGACAGGGAGCAATATCATATGGCCGAAAGCTAATTGGGGCCACAGATCCCCAGAAGTCAGAACCTGGAACTATTAGAGGCGATCTGGCTGTCATCGTTGGAAG AAATATCATCCATGGGAGTGATGGTCCAGAGACTGCCAAGGATGAAGTCAACTTGTGGTTTAAGCCAGAAGAGTTGGTTAATTTCACTAGCAATGCAGAGAAGTGGGTCTATGGTTCCAACTGA